From Rutidosis leptorrhynchoides isolate AG116_Rl617_1_P2 chromosome 3, CSIRO_AGI_Rlap_v1, whole genome shotgun sequence, a single genomic window includes:
- the LOC139898631 gene encoding uncharacterized protein, translating to MGFDNECILNIQSLAGEYFCPVCRTLVYPHEAVQTQCTHLYCKPCLSYVVSSTQACPYDGYLVTEAGSKPLMESNKALAETIGKTTVHCLYHRSGCVWQGPLSECTSHCSGCTFGNSPVVCNRCGIQIVHRQVQEHAQTCNVNGTNTQSQGGGTAQDATAPGVSVSTDQTKTGNQAAPSNSQPQASHTVTGPMTVQNMTQPAHVNPLPQPVSAPPAVPTPDQQYYQQYQQYYQPYPGYDPYQQGYQQYYPYQQPPAQTQSQPQLQQQVQPPMQLQPQVQPLLSRNNQLPQAPVQGQPQISSNGPPQPLFPPPVLVGSGQIQVPVNPQQQPVAHGHMPPQPYLVQNNAQPHMQQPPYQMHPQPSQVQPPPNPQPHPPFQPPLQAQPQSQPMHFPVQSVGGPPTYQSQPNQPIQYAPPQPLPMQVQPSGPLPVNHFPPPPSQMRPPQPPHMLVPQQRPIIQPVPQPMAQQYMQQPQPFPGQTSGQHQGVPYNAGPFAQQQVRPLGPPGPPQPPVGYVQPPAMPHGMPPHPSQSYVGRPVMLNQGGQSQQQFDSRQPPVNPSNVNVTNQADHKLNQFALPERRAEQQEDKSPSMKKLEPVGGDSVTSFNEVKHEAGVNDERVPGNVREDDQRKDEALTKDGGVATIDSVKQGEASKNVQGSSEVNNNGNLDASLMEQGRSSHPTVPYGLPGQQQRPSAQATGQPGPNNLRPSGPAYVPYGSHQGEHFQPPGPNQPGQVQHFLPEPSFGGPPGPGPNNYPNNRGYEQQPTGPVRQGDPFGPPQPHGPNAGHPGPMESDMFRNQGPPNFDTRRPDSHFPGNVVDREPYGQPFGVDSSSMRMSGPPQGHESGPTRHHEQGPPHLVGEGSPKFGRYSSRPMSGHNMEGPSRFFDRDSDGYGFRNESGGRPPSASMRNDNRGRFDNNHHNSDFVGPMHGFDRHNMDRLHLNSPGNPSRPYGGPRNPDFDGREMERRPFGERYAMGPPGHMHRGEFDGPVKPRGGEPFGPRNMSGWGEPGFGSFQDYGPREPHGSGRFSHQPPFGDHLGEPGFRSNYSRQGFPNDGGFYPGGPDSFDPFRKKKTLSMGWCRICKVDCESVEGLDMHGQTREHQRMTMDMVINIKQKNAKKLKTSSDHSSREEASKFRKS from the exons ATGGGTTTTGACAATGAGTGTATCCTGAATATTCAATCTTTAGCTGGCGAGTACTTTTGTCCTGTGTGTCGAACTCTCGTATATCCACATGAAGCAGTCCAGACACAATGCACTCATCtatactgtaaaccttgcctgtcATACGTTGTAAGCAGTACCCAGGCTTGTCCTTATGATGGATACTTGGTAACAGAAGCTGGTTCGAAG CCACTCATGGAATCAAACAAGGCTCTTGCAGAAACCATTGGGAAAACTACAGTACATTGCCTTTATCATAGGAGTGGCTGCGTGTGGCAAGGTCCGTTATCTGAGTGTACATCCCATTGTTCTGGATGTACCTTTGGTAATTCTCCAGTTGTATGCAACCGTTGTGGGATTCAAATTGTTCATCGTCAAGTGCAGGAACATGCGCAGACCTGTAATGTCAAT GGTACAAATACTCAATCACAAGGAGGTGGTACTGCGCAGGATGCTACAGCACCTGGAGTTAGTGTATCGACTGATCAAACCAAGACTGGTAATCAAGCAGCACCCTCAAATTCCCAGCCACAAGCATCTCATACTGTTACTGGACCTATGACTGTCCAAAACATGACTCAGCCTGCACATGTGAACCCACTACCCCAACCCGTGTCTGCACCACCCGCTGTACCAACACCCGATCAACAATATTACCAACAGTACCAGCAATATTACCAACCGTATCCTGGTTATGATCCATACCAGCAGGGTTATCAACAATATTACCCGTATCAACAGCCTCCAGCTCAGACCCAATCTCAGCCACAACTTCAGCAGCAAGTCCAACCCCCTATGCAACTCCAACCACAAGTCCAACCACTCCTGTCCCGAAACAATCAGCTGCCACAGGCTCCTGTTCAGGGTCAACCACAGATTTCATCTAATGGACCGCCTCAACCTCTTTTTCCTCCGCCTGTGTTGGTTGGGTCCGGTCAAATCCAGGTTCCAGTTAATCCACAACAGCAGCCCGTTGCACATGGTCATATGCCTCCTCAGCCATATCTGGTTCAGAATAATGCCCAACCACATATGCAACAGCCTCCATACCAGATGCACCCTCAACCTTCTCAGGTGCAGCCGCCACCTAACCCACAACCTCATCCACCGTTTCAACCGCCTCTTCAGGCTCAGCCTCAATCACAACCCATGCATTTTCCGGTTCAATCGGTAGGTGGTCCACCCACTTATCAGTCACAGCCTAACCAGCCAATCCAGTACGCACCACCTCAACCGCTTCCTATGCAGGTGCAGCCGTCTGGGCCACTGCCTGTTAATCATTTTCCGCCGCCACCTTCTCAAATGCGTCCTCCACAACCTCCTCATATGTTGGTCCCTCAGCAGCGTCCTATTATACAGCCGGTTCCACAACCAATGGCTCAACAGTACATGCAGCAACCTCAACCGTTTCCAGGTCAAACTTCTGGTCAACATCAAGGTGTGCCTTACAATGCTGGTCCCTTTGCACAGCAGCAGGTACGTCCACTGGGTCCACCGGGCCCACCTCAACCTCCTGTCGGCTATGTTCAACCGCCTGCAATGCCACATGGCATGCCACCTCATCCATCTCAAAGCTATGTGGGAAGACCGGTTATGTTGAATCAAGGAGGTCAGTCACAACAACAATTCGATTCAAGGCAGCCGCCTGTTAATCCGAGTAATGTAAACGTAACCAATCAAGCAGATCACAAACTTAACCAATTTGCACTACCTGAAAGAAGAGCGGAACAACAAGAAGATAAGTCACCCTCTATGAAGAAGCTTGAGCCCGTGGGTGGTGATTCTGTAACTAGCTTTAATGAAGTAAAACATGAAGCAGGCGTGAATGATGAACGTGTGCCAGGAAATGTGCGTGAAGATGACCAGAGGAAAGATGAAGCATTGACCAAAGATGGGGGAGTTGCAACCATAGACTCTGTGAAACAAGGGGAAGCGAGTAAGAACGTTCAGGGTTCATCTGAAGTTAACAATAACGGAAATTTGGATGCTTCTCTTATGGAACAGGGAAGATCTTCACACCCTACTGTGCCTTATGGGCTTCCTGGTCAGCAACAAAGACCATCTGCACAGGCAACGGGCCAACCTGGTCCAAATAATTTACGGCCTTCTGGGCCTGCTTATGTCCCTTATGGCTCTCATCAAGGTGAGCATTTCCAGCCACCTGGTCCAAATCAACCTGGCCAGGTCCAGCATTTCCTTCCTGAACCCTCATTTGGTGGGCCACCTGGTCCAGGAcctaataattatcccaacaacagaGGTTATGAACAACAACCCACTGGACCTGTTAGGCAAGGCGATCCATTTGGACCACCTCAACCACATGGACCCAATGCGGGTCATCCCGGTCCAATGGAATCTGATATGTTTCGAAATCAGGGGCCACCTAACTTTGATACTAGACGACCAGATTCTCATTTTCCTGGGAATGTAGTAGATAGGGAACCTTACGGACAGCCTTTTGGTGTTGATTCAAGTTCTATGAGGATGAGTGGACCCCCACAAGGCCATGAATCAGGTCCAACTCGACACCATGAGCAAGGCCCCCCTCATTTAGTTGGTGAGGGTTCACCTAAATTTGGGCGGTACTCATCAAGGCCAATGAGTGGACATAATATGGAAGGCCCATCAAGGTTTTTTGATCGTGATTCTGATGGATATGGCTTTCGTAATGAGTCTGGTGGCAGACCACCATCTGCAAGTATGCGTAATGATAACAGAGGGAGGTTTGATAATAATCACCATAATTCCGATTTTGTTGGACCAATGCATGGTTTTGATCGGCATAATATGGATCGTTTGCATCTTAATAGTCCAGGAAATCCATCGCGTCCATATGGTGGCCCACGCAACCCCGATTTTGATGGCAGAGAAATGGAAAGACGCCCGTTTGGTGAAAGATATGCAATGGGGCCTCCTGGTCACATGCATCGAGGGGAGTTTGATGGCCCGGTAAAGCCCAGAGGCGGTGAACCTTTTGGTCCGAGGAATATGTCGGGTTGGGGTGAGCCCGGTTTTGGCTCCTTTCAAGATTATGGTCCAAGGGAGCCACACGGGTCTGGGCGCTTCTCTCATCAACCGCCTTTTGGAGACCATTTGGGCGAACCTGGTTTTAGAAGTAATTACTCCCGTCAAGGCTTTCCAAATGATGGCGGATTTTATCCA GGTGGGCCCGATTCGTTTGACCCATTTAGGAAGAAAAAGACATTGAGCATGGGCTGGTGTCGCATTTGCAAAGTTGACTGTGAGAGTGTGGAAGGTCTGGATATGCATGGTCAGACTCGTGAGCACCAGAGGATGACTATGGATATGGTTATTAACATTAAGCAGAAGAACGCTAAGAAACTAAA AACATCTAGCGACCATTCTTCGCGTGAGGAGGCAAGCAAATTCAGAAAGTCATGA